Proteins encoded by one window of Sciurus carolinensis chromosome 12, mSciCar1.2, whole genome shotgun sequence:
- the Tmem81 gene encoding transmembrane protein 81 yields MKTPATGFILTSLALTVYLPLLVTSPKTLAIPKKLQKAVGRVIVNTTTCTVTCGLGYKEETVCEVGPDGVRRKCKSQRLECLTNWICGMLHFTVLDGQVFELNCLSSDILEIGKEAFRFTWRIARGIISTNDVVFKPFRVKSYFVRFKPAMESDSGTYRCDVQLLKNLRFVKRLYFGLRVLPPKLVNLNFYESLTEDQKLVDEGLEVNLDNHSKPFQPKWQKKVALALGLGIAGGVVGGVLVSIVLCGMQRGTYSTESHMNLQALLPRDWPPRKPG; encoded by the coding sequence ATGAAGACTCCGGCCACTGGTTTTATCCTCACAAGTCTGGCGTTGACTGTCTACCTGCCATTGTTGGTGACTTCACCTAAAACACTGGCCATCCCTAAGAAGCTTCAGAAAGCTGTGGGGAGGGTTATTGTCAACACCACAACCTGTACTGTCACTTGCGGCCTTGGCTACAAAGAGGAGACCGTCTGTGAGGTAGGCCCTGATGGAGTGAGAAGGAAGTGTAAATCTCAGCGCTTGGAATGTCTGACCAACTGGATCTGTGGGATGCTGCATTTCACCGTTCTTGATGGGCAGGTGTTTGAGCTTAACTGTCTGAGTTCAGACATCCTGGAGATTGGAAAGGAAGCATTCCGCTTCACCTGGAGAATTGCACGGGGTATCATTTCCACTAATGACGTGGTCTTCAAACCCTTCCGAGTCAAATCCTATTTCGTGAGGTTTAAACCTGCCATGGAGTCTGATTCTGGGACATACCGCTGTGATGTGCAGCTGCTAAAAAACTTGAGATTTGTGAAGAGGCTCTATTTTGGACTGAGGGTCCTTCCTCCGAAGTTGGTGAACCTAAATTTCTATGAGTCCCTTACTGAGGACCAGAAGTTAGTAGATGAGGGCTTGGAGGTTAATCTGGACAACCATTCCAAGCCTTTCCAGCCAAAGTGGCAAAAGAAGGTGGCATTGGCCTTGGGACTAGGAATTGCTGGAGGAGTGGTTGGTGGTGTATTGGTGAGCATTGTGCTCTGTGGTATGCAGAGAGGCACCTACAGCACTGAGAGTCACATGAACTTACAAGCCTTGCTCCCGAGGGACTGGCCACCCAGAAAGCCAGGCTAG